The proteins below are encoded in one region of Apium graveolens cultivar Ventura chromosome 4, ASM990537v1, whole genome shotgun sequence:
- the LOC141721300 gene encoding uncharacterized protein LOC141721300, with amino-acid sequence MSEAMHGNSSYDSAGISLKRKRGRPRKDKSLYHALSVRPREPENLLRIENASVPPGFPLLNGVQVNSVEDGSIKVGQAVTGVVESVFDAGYLIAVKIGNSNITLRGVVFKPGHYAPVTAQNDVAPHLQMIRGNDVAQRRQRRPKERHQRNAAYLGNGLSTHTLAANLLTAKDKSTAIVASPLVPPVGARGTVVPVVLEPSNAVAAQVAHMATLKGKQVQTDTPLSTYVPKEPAPHLSQSQTISFLKPNDVNRKDGPINHGSLELHKCTADKTMNSMNIRLPAEGFQGGSQPLKAQGYSSVPEQKTSDMNETLYVEPLRTVHNNHHNQSPFAPDCAGQNGVGRMTELLQAVQDNMKENQLRTEHLPAFPKAEFVEQDVPGNGRGGEEAFRSHKYFQSPGV; translated from the exons ATGAGTGAAGCTATGCATGGGAACAGCTCTTATGACTCAGCAGGTATCTCTTTGAAGCGAAAACGAGGTCGCCCCCGAAAAGATAAAAGCTTATATCATGCATTAAGTGTTCGCCCAAGGGAGCCTGAGAACCTACTTCGCATCGAAAATGCTAGCGTGCCACCTGGATTTCCATTGCTCAACGGAGTGCAAGTCAATTCAGTTGAGGATGGAAGTATTAAGGTAGGCCAGGCAGTTACAGGTGTTGTAGAGTCGGTATTCGATGCTGGTTATCTGATTGCAGTTAAAATTGGCAATTCAAATATCACTCTGAGGGGTGTTGTTTTTAAGCCTGGACATTATGCTCCTGTTACGGCACAAAATGATGTGGCTCCGCATCTTCAGATGATCAGAGGGAATGATGTGGCTCAGCGTCGTCAGCGGAGACCTAAAGAAAGGCATCAGCGGAATGCTGCTTATTTAGGAAATGGTTTATCCACACATACTCTGGCAGCTAATTTGTTGACCGCAAAAGATAAAAGCACGGCAATTGTGGCTTCTCCTTTAGTCCCTCCGGTGGGAGCAAGAGGCACTGTGGTTCCTGTTGTTCTTGAACCAAGTAATGCAGTTGCAGCGCAAGTTGCGCATATGGCAACATTAAAAGGCAAGCAGGTGCAAACAGATACGCCGCTGTCTACATATGTTCCGAAGGAACCAGCACCACATCTCTCACAGTCCCAAACAATTTCCTTTTTAAAACCAAATGATGTGAACAGAAAAGATGGTCCCATTAACCATGGCTCACTTGAGCTCCATAAGTGTACTGCAGACAAAACAATGAACTCGATGAACATTCGTTTACCAGCTGAAGGGTTTCAAGGCGGTTCACAACCATTAAAAGCTCAAGGCTACAGCAGTGTCCCAGAACAAAAAACTAGTGACATGAATGAGACTCTTTATGTTGAGCCCCTGCGTACTGTTCATAACAATCATCATAACCAGTCCCCATTCGCTCCTGATTGTGCGGGACAGAATGGCGTCGGCAGAATGACTGAACTCTTGCAG GCTGTCCAGGATAACATGAAGGAGAATCAGCTTCGTACTGAACACCTGCCAGCATTTCCTAAAGCTGAATTCGTTGAGCAGGATGTCCCAGGGAATGGTCGAGGTGGCGAAGAAGCTTTTCGCTCTCATAAATATTTTCAATCCCCAGGTGTCT